From a single Arachis hypogaea cultivar Tifrunner chromosome 3, arahy.Tifrunner.gnm2.J5K5, whole genome shotgun sequence genomic region:
- the LOC112790544 gene encoding serine/threonine-protein phosphatase 7 long form homolog gives MLTCEHPVPPDRYNDRVEEQLRLTGFYHASQIGVVQCQKALVNALIERWHPDTHTFHLPIGECAVTLEDVALILGLPTDGLPVTGMTLSSFEALEAECLHQFGVAPRKSECRGSCIKLSWLRDLKENLPLTDEVGIQRYVKCHIMLLIGTILFGDKSGAAGVHWKFLPLLREFGSIIQYSWGSACLAHLYRALCRASRVDCKGIDGPLTLLLGWAWMRLPYLSPVPREPRSFPLANRWRNWERGDRRYRYMKLADFRKAFDELQEGEFVWVAYAVDRVDPNIIPAEIYMHSVVWSATVPLVSFECIEWHATDRYRRQFRLVQGVPEEVRNLDKAHGEVLTGPKNFNWATAPTHYMWVMHWTNRYHHVLSELPIPSQPQLETYMHWYRGEYGNRLCLSNLVGEEDDEGNQDLDGGNHDMDEGSQDMDDDNDEQEPHSPEVPPTNPLPQEQPQFSGQYVPQSHFNPSFTHHQQHWGMSQFNIIHINYLPNYYKLKIVTNLT, from the exons ATGTTGACATGTGAGCATCCTGTTCCTCCGGATCGGTACAATGATAGGGTAGAGGAGCAGCTACGACTTACTGGCTTTTACCATGCATCACAGATTGGGGTAGTCCAATGTCAAAAGGCATTGGTGAATGCTTTAATCGAGAGGTGGCACCCCGACACACATACGTTTCACCTTCCCATTGGTGAATGTGCCGTCACTCTTGAAGACGTTGCTCTAATACTTGGTCTTCCAACGGACGGACTTCCAGTTACAGGGATGACATTGAGTAGTTTCGAAGCGTTGGAGGCTGAGTGTTTGCATCAATTCGGAGTTGCACCGCGTAAGTCGGAGTGTAGAGGCAGTTGCATTAAATTGAGTTGGCTTCGGGACCTTAAAGAAAATTTACCCTTGACTGATGAAGTTGGTATACAGAGGTATGTCAAATGCCACATTATGTTGCTTATCGGGACGATCTTGTTTGGGGATAAATCAGGTGCAGCAGGTGTGCACTGGAAGTTTCTTCCATTGCTACGTGAATTTGGTAGTATTATACAATACAGTTGGGGATCTGCATGCCTAGCACACCTCTATAGGGCATTATGCCGGGCATCTCGAGTTGACTGTAAAGGCATAGATGGCCCACTAACACTTCTTCTCGGTTGGGCTTGGATGCGGCTCCCATATCTATCGCCGGTTCCTAGGGAGCCCCGCAGTTTCCCGCTAGCAAACag GTGGCGGAACTGGGAGCGGGGTGACCGACGATATAGATATATGAAGCTAGCTGACTTTAGGAAGGCCTTTGATGAACTTCAGGAAGGCGAG tttgtcTGGGTTGCGTATGCTGTGGATCGCGTGGATCCTAACATAATTCCTGCTGAAATCTATATGCACTCGGTTGTGTGGAGCGCTACAGTGCCTTTGGTATCATTTGAATGTATTGAGTGGCATGCTACCGATAGGTATAGGCGACAATTCAGACTCGTTCAGGGAGTGCCTGAGGAGGTGCGGAATCTAGATAAGGCGCATGGAGAAGTCCTCACTGGTCCTAAGAATTTTAACTGGGCCACGGCACCTACTCATTACATGTGGGTGATGCATTGGACCAACAGGTATCATCACGTTCTTTCCGAGCTTCCCATTCCTTCACAGCCTCAGTTGGAAACTTATATGCATTGGTACCGAGGAGAATATGGGAACCGCTTGTGTTTGTCAAATCTTGTGGGTGAAGAGGATGATGAAGGTAATCAGGATTTGGATGGTGGTAATCATGATATGGATGAGGGTAGTCAGGATATGGATGATGACAATGATGAACAGGAGCCACATTCGCCTGAGGTACCACCTACGAATCCGCTTCCACAAGAACAACCTCAGTTCTCAGGCCAGTATGTACCGCAGTCACACTTCAACCCATCATTTACGCATCATCAACAACATTGGGGTATGTCACAGTTTAATATAATACATATTAATTACTTACCAAATTATTATAAGTTAAAAATAGTTACTAATTTAacataa
- the LOC112790545 gene encoding protein TIFY 10A, whose translation MSSSSEYSEFSGQKPARSPEKSSFSQTCSLLSQYIKEKGNFGDLTLGITCNTEPSGSPETSCQSATTMNLFPTKENNVAPKSLTLTGTAMGLLSPQGAYRANLPSEEIPNLINSSAVKSVSKGLKTAQLTIFYNGQVVVLDDCPAEKANELMAFAKKGVSQTQNNSVYTYTQSQPSFPPNLARTSAADSSAQAFPNVNIVASSGSSSIHEHSKPQSRPVVCDLPIARKASLHRFLEKRKDRIASKGPYQAANPIGSANKPAESMSWLELGAKSQE comes from the exons ATGTCTAGTTCGTCGGAATACTCGGAATTTTCCGGCCAGAAGCCGGCGAGGTCACCGGAAAAATCGAGCTTCTCTCAGACTTGCAGTTTGTTGAGTCAATACATCAAAGAAAAGGGCAACTTTGGAGATCTTACCCTCGGTATCACATGCAACACCGAACCAAGTG GGTCACCTGAAACATCGTGTCAGTCTGCAACAACTATGAACCTATTTCCTACCAAAGAAAACAACGTTGCACCAAAAAGCCTCACACTCACTGGCACAGCCATGGGTTTGCTCTCTCCACAAGGTGCTTATCGTGCCAATCTTCCCTCTGAAGAAATTCCAAACTTGATCAATTCCAG TGCAGTTAAGTCTGTGAGCAAGGGCCTGAAAACTGCACAATTGACAATCTTCTATAATGGTCAAGTTGTTGTGCTCGATGATTGTCCTGCTGAGAAGGCGAACGAGCTCATGGCTTTTGCCAAGAAAGGAGTCTCTCAAACCCAGAACAACTCTGTCTACACCTACACTCAGAGCCAGCCTTCATTTCCTCCTAATTTGGCCAGAACATCTGCTGCTGATTCGAGTGCTCAAGCCTTTCCTAACGTGAATATTGTTGCAAGTTCCGGTAGCAGTTCGATCCACGAGCACTCAAAACCTCAGTCCAGACCTGTTGTTTGTG atctaccaattgcaagaaaagctTCGCTTCATCGGTTCCTGGAGAAGAGAAAGGATAG AATTGCATCAAAGGGTCCATATCAAGCAGCAAATCCCATTGGGAGCGCTAACAAGCCAGCTGAATCCATGTCATGGCTTGAGTTGGGTGCTAAATCTCAAGAATGA
- the LOC112770528 gene encoding uncharacterized protein, protein MAHTKTTARRSTVASQAAEPSRPSVAKGKRPMIKEEPLSSPPPCSTSRQTPHPAFCPLSTPSQRAGTSTSSSQMHLLTGVVKDVLQELINLSKHLITSSKQERKLVVQNENALRKFMDRFEVLLNYVDNMTEDEHMPSDPEDEEPLGTEDEGSNV, encoded by the exons ATGGCTCACACTAAGACCACTGCTCGCCGATCAACTGTTGCTTCTCAGGCTGCAGAGCCCTCTCGACCAAGTGTAGCTAAGGGAAAAAGGCCAATGATCAAAGAAGAACCTCTTTCATCTCCACCTCCTTGCTCCACCTCTCGCCAAACCCCTCATCCCGCCTTTTGTCCTCTCTCTACTCCCTCACAAAGAG CTGGAACCTCTACATCCTCAAGCCAAATGCATCTACTTACTGGTGTTGTAAAGGATGTGCTTCAAGAGCTCATCAACTTGTCCAAGCATCTAATCACCTCAAGCAAGCAAGAGAGAAAGCTTGTTGTCCAAAATGAAAATGCCTTGAGAAAATTCATGGATCGATTTGAGGTACTTCTTAACTATGTGGACAACATGACTGAAGATGAACACATGCCATCTGATCCTGAAGATGAAGAGCCTCTAGGAACTGAGGATGAAGGCTCGAATGTCTAG
- the LOC112790546 gene encoding FCS-Like Zinc finger 14 codes for MIGKLSELLVAGGRATAVLDTIGSPRSPLDMNLKMQSSSPKGLKSYDLGGVGLAIVVALDKSNYNKEGSEILPKHAVSVCTTPNNMNRYRSRPIPVHNEKQHQNHHETDVPNSEDYTYVTYHIPNNKTITKVYYDGGEEGANLRHGYRIINNNNNNYFGVGRTTTTTTTTPPTQNLVVEGEASFLTSDFLSSCHLCRKKLHGKDIYMYRGEKGFCSPECRSRQIMIDERKELCRSEASRSVELSSSPYTRDQMFSTGIIAL; via the exons ATGATCGGAAAGTTGTCGGAGTTGTTAGTCGCCGGAGGCCGCGCCACCGCAGTTTTGGACACCATAGGGAGCCCAAGAAGCCCTTTGGACATGAACTTGAAGATGCAATCATCATCACCAAAGGGCTTAAAGAGCTATGACCTTGGTGGTGTTGGCCTAGCAATTGTGGTGGCACTTGACAAATCCAATTATAACAAAGAAGGTAGTGAGATTTTGCCAAAACATGCCGTTTCTGTTTGTACTACACCAAACAACATGAACCGGTACCGGTCTAGGCCAATCCCGGTTCATAACGAAAAACAACACCAAAATCATCATGAGACTGATGTTCCAAACTCCGAAGATTACACATATGTGACGTATCATATACCTAATAACAAGACCATCACTAAGGTTTACTATGATGGCGGTGAAGAAGGTGCGAATCTAAGACATGGTTACAGGattattaacaacaacaacaacaactacttTGGCGTTggtagaacaacaacaacaaccaccaccaccccacCAACACAAAATTTGGTTGTTGAAGGTGAAGCGTCGTTTCTCACATCGGATTTTCTCAGTTCATGTCACCTTTGCAGAAAGAAACTCCATGGCAAAGACATATACATGTACAG AGGAGAGAAAGGATTTTGTAGCCCAGAGTGCCGTTCAAGGCAGATAATGATTGATGAGAGGAAAGAGCTTTGTAGATCAGAAGCTTCAAGATCTGTGGAACTCTCAAGTTCACCATACACAAGGGACCAAATGTTTTCAACTGGGATTATTGCCCTTTAA